The DNA region TGCCCAGACCCATGTCGTCGGCGAGGATTCCGCCGAGGCCCTGGTCGTGCAGGAGCGCCAGCCAGTGGAAGCCGTCGAGCTGGTAGTGGCGCAGCTCGGTGGCCAGGCCGGTCGGCTCGGGCCGCGGGATCTCGCGCAGGTCACGCAGCGCCTGGGCACGCTGGACCCATTCGGCGGCCTGCTGGTCGACCACGCCCAGCTCGGCGAGCTCGGCCCAGACACCGAGGTCGTGCTTGCCGACCGCGATCCCGTCGCCGGTGCGCTCGTGGAGCTGTCCGGCGGCCTCGACGACGTTGCGCAGCCGGTCGAGCTCGGGGCGGTCCGTGGTGATGTAGGTGCCGCTGGGGAGGATCAGGTGGTCGTCACCGCGGGTCAGCGCGCCGAGCACGTCCGGCAGCGGGACGGCCTCGCCGCCGATCCGGATCACGACCTGCAGGTCGAGCCAGTCCTGCCCGATCCCGGCTCCGCCCTCCGCGGAGCTGATCTCGAAGGAGATCTCCGGGTCCTCGTCGGTCTCGCGGAAGTCGGGCCGCTCCACCTCGGTGACCTCGACGCCCTCGATCTCGCGCAGCGCCGGGAGGTCGTGGATGGCGAGCGCGAGCGCGTCGCCGTCGCGTACCTCCCGCTTGCGGAGCAGGTCGGCGGAGACGCGCCCACGGAGAGAGGCCTCCTGCGCCGGGTCCCGGACGAGGCCGAGATCCTCGCGGGAGTCCACCGGGTAGTGACGTACGCCGTAGGCCCACGTCCAGCCGAGCGTGGCGTGCGTCGAGCTGCGCCAGGTGACGGTCAGGCTCAGGCGCGGCGCGGGAGGCGCCGGGATGTCGAGGGAGCCGTCGGAGGAGCGCAGCGGGACCAGGCGGGCCAGCGGGCCCAGCAGGGCGCTCAGCGTGCCGATCTCGGGCTCGGGGACGATCAGCGGCTCCCGGGCGGTCACCAGCCGCTGCGCGTGCGTCGACAGCGGCCCGGACAGGTCGCCGAGGTGGAGCACCCCCGCGTCGAGCACACCCACCGAGCGGGTCGGGCGACCGATCGGAAGCACGGTCGGGCCGGCGTAGACGCGGTCGCCGTGGGCCAGGCCGAAGCGGAGAACGGCCTCGCCGTCCTCGCGGCGCAGCTCGCCGGCGAGCGAGAGCGGCTCGTCGAAGACCACCACGCCGCGTACGTTCTCGCCGGGCAGCACGGTGACGCCGCCACGGATCGCGTCGCGGATCAGGCTGACGGCGTGCTCGCCGAAGTCGGCGAGGCTGAGCGAGGAGCCGCGGGCGTAGAGCAGCCGGTCGGGCCGCAGCTGCCGAGCGAGCTCCTGGAGGGGGAGCAGCTGGCTGCGTGGGAAGTCCTTGCCGGGCAGCGCGCTCGGGATGTTGGACCAGTCGGCGCCCGTCTTGGCCCAGCGCTCGCGGTTGCCCATCCGCATCGGCCGGAGCTCGACCGTGGGGGAGCTCGCGACCGCCGACCGTGGGCTGTGCACGTCGATCTCGAGGGCCAGCGCCGGCAGGTCGTCCTCGGGCTTGTTGTCCTCGGCGAGCTGGCCGAGCAGCGTACGCAGCTCCGTCTCCCACAACGAGCCCTGCGACGCCGCCGACGCGCTCGAGCCGGCGAGGACCAGGCCCAGGGCGGCACCGTGCTTGCAGCTGTTGCGTACGGGGCAGCTGCACGAGCTGGTCAGCCGGTCGACGCCGTTGCGGGAGTCCAGGCTGAGGGTCACGCGGTAGGGGGCGGGGCCGCTGCCCCGGACCTCGGCCGTGGCACGCAGCGTGCCGCCGACCTCGCTGACCTGGGGCTCGGCGACGCGGCCCTCGGCCGCGTAGGCCTTGCCGCGCTCCATGGTCTGTGGGTCGAAGGTCTCGCGGAGCAGGCCGTTCGTGAGAGCTTCGAGCGAGGACACCCGACCTAGTCTTCCAGCATGAGGGCGGTTCTGCGACTTCGTGGACGCTGGTGGTGAGGAGCGTCTCGTTCGTTGCGGTGGCGGTGGTCTAGACCAGAGGCGCGCCTCGACGGGGTTCCGGTGCATTCAGGGGCCTGCATAGGCGCGCGTCCGCCGCCCGTACGCAGGCAACCGAATCCGAACCCATCGCGACAACTTCGTCGCGCAAAAGGAAAGCCACCTCGATCCGAGCGGGGGGATCCGGACCGAGGTGGCGATGAATACTTTCGGCCAAGTTGCCGGTGATTGCAAGTCGAACCGCTATGGCGGGAATGTGACGTGTCGTATATCTGCCATGATGTCCGTCGTTCCTTCCCCGCCACGAAAGGGTTCTCGGATGCTCGATGCGCTCGGTCTCGACAATCTCGAGGAGACGGTCTACCGCCAGCTGGTCGGCGCTCCGTCGGCCAACCTCGACGAGCTGGCCGAGGCGGCCGACCTGGACAGCTACGCGGTCTCCGCGGTGCTGGCTGCGCTCGAGGGGAAGGGCCTGGTCGCCCGGGCCTCGGCGGGCCAGGACCGATACGTCGCCTCGCCGCCGGCGGTGGCCCTGGGAGCGCTGCTGGTCCAGCGGCAGGACGAGCTGCGCCGCGCCCAGGTCGAGATGACCGAGCTGGCCGGCCTCTATCGCGGGTCGGTCGCTCGCCGCGACGTGGCCGACGTCGTCGACGTCGTCCACGGCACCGAGGCGATCGCCCAGCGGTTCGCCCAGCTGCAGTACTCGGCGAAGAAGTGCATCCAGGCGCTGCAGAAGCCGCAGGCCGCGGTCGTCACCCGGGAGGATGCCGACGAGGCCGAGCGGGCCGCGATCGAGCGCGGCGTCAGGCACGACATCGTGCTGGAGCGCTCCGTCTTCGACACCCCCGGCATCTACGAGACCATCGACTCCGGGCTCGAGATCGGGATCGAGCTGCGGGTGGTGCCCACCGTGCCGCTGCGTGCCTTCATCGTCGACCGGGAGATCGCCCTGATCCCGCTCATGCAGGGCTCGACTCCGTCGGGCGAGCACAACACGGTCCAGGACGCGCTCCTGCTGCACCCCAGCGGCCTGCTCGACGCGATCCTCGCCCTCTTCGACCTGATCTGGGCCTCGGCGCCGAAGCTGGTCGCAACCCCCGAAGGCACGGTCGAGACGGCCGCCGACCGGCTCGAGCCGCTGGACACCAAGGTGCTCTCGCTGCTGCTGGCGGGCCTGACCGACGCCTCCATCGGGGCGCAGCTCGGGCTGTCGCTGCGTACGGTCCAGCGGCGGGTGCGCCAGATGATGGACCGCGCGCAGGTCGACACCCGCCTCCAGCTCGGCTACGAGGCGGGTCGTCGCGGCTGGCTGTGACGCCGAGCCCTACCGCTCGCCGCCGGGCACCCACAGGACGTCGCCCTGCTCCCGGTTGGCGTGCCGGGCGAGGATGAAGAGCAGGTCGCTGAGGCGGTTGAGGTAGGTCAGGGCGAGCTTGTTCATGGTCTCGCCGTGCACCTCGTACGCAGCCCAGGCCGCCCGCTCCGCACGACGCACGACGGTGCGGGCCACGTGCAGATGGGCCGCGGCGACGGTGCCGCCGGAGAGGATGAACGAGCGGAGCTTCTCCAGCGGCTCGTTGTAGTCGTCGCACCAGGCCTCGAGCCGGTCGATGTAGGCCTGCTCGACCCGCAGCGGCGGGTACTCGGGGTCGGGGACGACCGGCGTCGAGAGGTCGGCGCCGACGTCGAAGAGGTCGTTCTGGACGGTCGTCAGCACCGTGACGACGTCCTCGTCGATGC from Nocardioides luteus includes:
- a CDS encoding DEAD/DEAH box helicase; its protein translation is MSSLEALTNGLLRETFDPQTMERGKAYAAEGRVAEPQVSEVGGTLRATAEVRGSGPAPYRVTLSLDSRNGVDRLTSSCSCPVRNSCKHGAALGLVLAGSSASAASQGSLWETELRTLLGQLAEDNKPEDDLPALALEIDVHSPRSAVASSPTVELRPMRMGNRERWAKTGADWSNIPSALPGKDFPRSQLLPLQELARQLRPDRLLYARGSSLSLADFGEHAVSLIRDAIRGGVTVLPGENVRGVVVFDEPLSLAGELRREDGEAVLRFGLAHGDRVYAGPTVLPIGRPTRSVGVLDAGVLHLGDLSGPLSTHAQRLVTAREPLIVPEPEIGTLSALLGPLARLVPLRSSDGSLDIPAPPAPRLSLTVTWRSSTHATLGWTWAYGVRHYPVDSREDLGLVRDPAQEASLRGRVSADLLRKREVRDGDALALAIHDLPALREIEGVEVTEVERPDFRETDEDPEISFEISSAEGGAGIGQDWLDLQVVIRIGGEAVPLPDVLGALTRGDDHLILPSGTYITTDRPELDRLRNVVEAAGQLHERTGDGIAVGKHDLGVWAELAELGVVDQQAAEWVQRAQALRDLREIPRPEPTGLATELRHYQLDGFHWLALLHDQGLGGILADDMGLGKTLQVLATISHAVHSQPGPRAPYLVVAPTSVVPAWVQEARRHTPGLRVSTVSKRVDSVAEAREGADVVVTTYAILRLEQDAFAGRPWAGLVLDEAQQVKNHQSKTYAAARRIDARWRLAVTGTPFENRLMELWALLSITAPGLYPSPRMFRDTVVSPVEKSGDDGALRRFRTRLRPFLLRRTKELVADDLPPKQEQVLGVDLNPAHRKIYDAHLAKERQRILHLLDDFNDNRVAILSALTRLRQLSLDPGLVDPEDDHVGSAKLDTLVDHIEELAAEGHKALVFSQFTSFLGRARTRLAEAGIDAAYLDGATRDRGAVIESFRDGDAPVFLISLKAGGVGLTLTEADYVFVLDPWWNPAAEAQAVDRAHRIGQTQHVMVYRLVSTDTIEEKVMELKERKAELFAKVVDGEGAMGSTIGADDIRALFD
- a CDS encoding helix-turn-helix domain-containing protein, translated to MLDALGLDNLEETVYRQLVGAPSANLDELAEAADLDSYAVSAVLAALEGKGLVARASAGQDRYVASPPAVALGALLVQRQDELRRAQVEMTELAGLYRGSVARRDVADVVDVVHGTEAIAQRFAQLQYSAKKCIQALQKPQAAVVTREDADEAERAAIERGVRHDIVLERSVFDTPGIYETIDSGLEIGIELRVVPTVPLRAFIVDREIALIPLMQGSTPSGEHNTVQDALLLHPSGLLDAILALFDLIWASAPKLVATPEGTVETAADRLEPLDTKVLSLLLAGLTDASIGAQLGLSLRTVQRRVRQMMDRAQVDTRLQLGYEAGRRGWL
- a CDS encoding cob(I)yrinic acid a,c-diamide adenosyltransferase, giving the protein MVNLTRIYTRTGDAGETRLGDMSLTAKTDLRLEAYATTDEAGAAIGVALAHGGIDEDVVTVLTTVQNDLFDVGADLSTPVVPDPEYPPLRVEQAYIDRLEAWCDDYNEPLEKLRSFILSGGTVAAAHLHVARTVVRRAERAAWAAYEVHGETMNKLALTYLNRLSDLLFILARHANREQGDVLWVPGGER